One Weissella coleopterorum DNA segment encodes these proteins:
- a CDS encoding bifunctional folylpolyglutamate synthase/dihydrofolate synthase, with protein sequence MIKNYDDAINFIHGRHKWSKTNTFERITNLLQALGNPQDQLQYVHITGTNGKGSVARMTEQLLMEHGLKVGLFTSPFIMRFNERIQVDNVPISDEDLTRTMQQIEPILLEMDRSSEVGGVTEFETLTALMFVYFAQQSLDVVVLEVGIGGMWDTTNVIPNKLVAVITTIGLDHQKILGQTMTEIAQQKAGIIKHVNQPTVIGRLPKLVLPVINQKTHQLYQLGKFFKAEQIQQNRQGAWNFAWLDQSGRHFEDLTLPLLGMYQLDNAAVALEVSALTLQALGRSMQEKSIKSALNQVQWPARFEQISRSPEIILDGAHNLAGIQALVQTLRQKYRNESVIVIMGVLADKNYQQMLAELANEPWIKVIVVNFDAPNQRQAIDPHRVVNELAHQNISVGGDWQSVLDAELAKNIQAKIIISGSLYFVSEVRQVWVSTHSI encoded by the coding sequence ATGATTAAAAATTATGATGATGCAATTAATTTTATTCATGGTCGCCATAAATGGAGTAAAACGAATACTTTTGAGCGTATTACAAATTTGTTACAGGCATTGGGTAATCCGCAAGATCAATTACAATATGTGCATATTACAGGGACGAACGGTAAAGGGTCTGTTGCCCGAATGACTGAGCAATTATTGATGGAACATGGCTTAAAGGTTGGATTGTTTACATCACCATTTATTATGCGGTTTAATGAACGAATTCAAGTGGATAATGTTCCCATTAGTGATGAAGATTTGACTAGGACGATGCAACAAATTGAGCCGATTTTGCTGGAAATGGATCGTTCTTCAGAGGTTGGAGGAGTGACTGAATTTGAAACTTTAACTGCGTTAATGTTTGTTTATTTTGCGCAGCAAAGCTTGGATGTCGTTGTATTAGAAGTTGGAATCGGTGGAATGTGGGACACGACCAATGTGATTCCAAATAAATTAGTTGCTGTTATTACGACGATTGGCTTAGATCATCAAAAAATATTAGGCCAAACAATGACAGAAATTGCCCAACAAAAAGCAGGAATTATTAAGCATGTTAACCAACCAACTGTGATTGGAAGGTTGCCAAAGTTAGTTCTACCTGTGATTAATCAAAAAACACATCAATTATATCAATTAGGCAAGTTTTTTAAGGCTGAACAAATTCAACAAAATCGGCAAGGAGCTTGGAATTTTGCTTGGCTGGATCAATCAGGACGACATTTTGAAGACTTAACCTTACCGCTCCTTGGAATGTATCAATTAGATAATGCGGCAGTTGCTTTAGAAGTATCCGCTTTGACATTGCAAGCTTTGGGACGGTCAATGCAAGAAAAATCAATTAAATCAGCCCTTAATCAGGTCCAATGGCCAGCGCGATTTGAACAAATCAGCCGGAGCCCTGAAATAATATTGGATGGGGCGCATAATTTAGCAGGAATTCAAGCACTAGTTCAAACATTGCGTCAAAAGTATCGTAATGAATCGGTGATTGTGATTATGGGAGTTTTAGCCGATAAGAATTATCAACAAATGTTAGCGGAACTGGCCAATGAACCTTGGATCAAAGTGATTGTGGTGAATTTTGATGCTCCTAATCAACGACAGGCAATTGATCCTCATCGTGTAGTGAATGAACTTGCACATCAAAATATTTCGGTAGGTGGGGATTGGCAGAGCGTTTTAGATGCTGAACTAGCTAAGAATATACAGGCAAAAATAATTATTAGTGGTTCGCTCTATTTTGTATCTGAAGTTCGACAAGTTTGGGTTAGTACGCATTCTATTTAG
- a CDS encoding DEAD/DEAH box helicase produces MNEQIKARLSQAGFLAMTPIQSAVEPDLAAGESIDGLAPTGTGKTLAFTWPLLPKLQAGDGEQLLVMAPSQELAMQTTRVMREWASLFDLKVLALTGGANVKHQLDRLKKHPEILVGTPGRVAELVQNKKLKLQRLRTLILDEADILLKEETAEQLQTIWEVYGDETIQVALFGATAVDPMIPVKLFDRPFKRIDQRDVPMPTSLQHLMIPTANDQKQKRLRQFASQNHFQAMVFFNTTKALKTTASFLAHEHVAMATLVRGDSSSTRAKALDNFRKGQAKFLLTTDVAARGLDITDLSAVINFDLPRDGETYTHRAGRTGRMGKAGLVITLGNDHDARDLKRLVQVEMDILPWTSFVSRLGVKAGSAKLEGAASPTNVHRKPRETTKNSASPSKKQKPIDRKKIGKPAPKKNITLVAPESEVETTSRSERFEKIKKAKRRKQKDKGKPKRNQDK; encoded by the coding sequence ATGAACGAACAAATTAAAGCACGGTTGAGTCAAGCCGGATTCTTAGCGATGACACCAATTCAGTCGGCCGTCGAGCCGGATTTAGCAGCAGGTGAATCAATTGATGGACTGGCTCCAACAGGGACTGGAAAAACATTGGCGTTTACCTGGCCACTATTGCCAAAGTTACAAGCTGGTGATGGAGAACAATTGTTGGTGATGGCGCCATCACAAGAGTTAGCGATGCAAACGACCCGGGTGATGCGCGAATGGGCTAGTTTATTTGATTTAAAAGTGTTGGCCTTAACAGGGGGCGCAAATGTTAAACATCAACTGGATCGGTTAAAGAAGCATCCAGAAATTTTGGTGGGAACGCCAGGGCGAGTGGCTGAATTAGTGCAAAATAAAAAATTGAAGCTACAGCGGTTACGTACGTTGATTTTAGATGAGGCTGATATTTTACTCAAAGAGGAAACCGCAGAACAACTTCAAACTATTTGGGAAGTTTATGGTGATGAAACCATCCAAGTTGCTTTATTTGGGGCAACTGCTGTTGATCCTATGATTCCAGTGAAGTTATTTGATCGTCCCTTTAAACGGATTGATCAACGGGATGTACCGATGCCGACCAGCTTACAGCATTTAATGATTCCAACGGCGAATGACCAGAAGCAAAAACGGTTACGTCAATTTGCTAGTCAAAATCACTTCCAAGCAATGGTCTTTTTCAATACGACGAAGGCATTAAAGACAACGGCAAGCTTTTTAGCCCATGAACATGTGGCTATGGCCACGTTAGTGCGAGGAGATTCAAGTAGTACTCGAGCGAAGGCACTGGATAATTTCCGCAAGGGTCAAGCTAAATTTCTTTTAACGACCGATGTCGCAGCTCGTGGGTTGGATATTACTGATTTATCAGCAGTGATTAATTTTGATTTACCACGTGATGGAGAAACTTACACGCATCGTGCGGGACGTACAGGTCGGATGGGTAAAGCTGGGTTGGTCATTACGCTTGGAAATGATCATGATGCGCGCGATTTAAAAAGATTAGTGCAAGTGGAGATGGATATCTTACCTTGGACTAGTTTTGTAAGTCGTTTAGGAGTTAAAGCCGGTAGCGCTAAGTTAGAAGGTGCGGCAAGTCCAACAAATGTGCATCGCAAGCCACGTGAAACTACAAAAAATTCGGCAAGCCCTTCTAAGAAACAAAAGCCAATTGATAGAAAAAAGATCGGCAAGCCTGCTCCCAAAAAGAATATTACTCTGGTAGCCCCGGAGTCAGAAGTTGAGACCACTAGTCGGAGTGAACGATTTGAAAAAATCAAGAAAGCTAAGCGACGTAAGCAAAAAGATAAGGGTAAGCCTAAACGTAATCAAGATAAGTAG
- the xseA gene encoding exodeoxyribonuclease VII large subunit, translated as MKDYLTVSALTQYLKRKFTADPYLQKVYLTGEISNFRRRPKHQYFSIKDDQAVINATMFQGVFNKLPFELESGMKVNIVGHLDLYAPSGSYSVIVEKMEPDGIGALAVQFEQLKNKLQKAGLFEKNQRSIPRFPKNIAVITSPSGAVIRDIMTTVQRRYPIAQITLYPAAVQGEQAVPSLLRQLEAVEAKDVYDVLIIGRGGGSMEDLWAFNDEQLALKLAQSPIPVISSVGHETDTTIADYVADQRAATPTAAAEIATPILLTDVQNGLLTLQMQMSHGLGKKLQYLREKFERVRQSRVLNEPSRLYEGVNQRLDLATQNLQNNYGNLIQQKQHQFNLLEQRLTPAMERQLQSKQNRYQQLVNGLNLVSPLAVLARGYSVTTIDETIIKSIDQVKIGKTVKVQVSDGTIVAKVQGVEKQDE; from the coding sequence ATGAAGGACTATTTAACAGTCAGTGCTTTAACCCAGTACTTAAAGCGCAAATTCACAGCTGATCCTTACCTGCAAAAAGTATATTTAACTGGTGAAATCTCAAATTTCAGACGTCGTCCAAAACATCAATATTTTTCAATTAAAGATGATCAGGCGGTGATTAATGCCACGATGTTTCAAGGGGTTTTTAACAAACTCCCCTTTGAATTAGAAAGTGGGATGAAGGTGAATATCGTGGGCCATTTGGATCTATACGCGCCCAGTGGTAGTTATTCAGTGATCGTTGAGAAAATGGAACCTGATGGAATTGGGGCGTTGGCGGTTCAATTTGAACAATTGAAAAACAAATTGCAAAAAGCGGGACTTTTTGAAAAAAATCAACGTTCGATTCCGCGGTTTCCTAAAAATATTGCAGTGATCACATCCCCAAGTGGAGCGGTGATTCGCGATATTATGACCACGGTACAACGACGCTATCCGATTGCTCAGATCACACTTTATCCGGCGGCAGTGCAAGGTGAACAAGCAGTTCCCAGTTTATTGCGCCAATTAGAAGCTGTCGAGGCCAAAGATGTTTATGATGTCTTAATCATTGGTCGTGGTGGTGGTTCGATGGAAGATTTATGGGCATTTAATGATGAACAGCTAGCTTTGAAATTAGCCCAAAGTCCGATTCCTGTGATTAGTTCCGTTGGCCATGAAACAGATACTACAATTGCCGATTACGTCGCCGATCAACGCGCAGCAACCCCCACGGCAGCGGCGGAGATTGCAACTCCTATTTTGTTGACAGATGTTCAAAACGGATTATTAACTCTTCAGATGCAAATGAGCCATGGACTTGGGAAAAAATTGCAATATTTAAGAGAGAAATTTGAACGTGTGCGGCAAAGCCGGGTTTTGAATGAACCATCCCGATTGTATGAGGGGGTTAATCAAAGATTAGATTTGGCAACTCAAAATTTGCAAAATAACTATGGGAATTTAATTCAGCAAAAACAACATCAGTTTAATTTGCTTGAACAACGCTTAACCCCTGCGATGGAGCGACAATTGCAAAGTAAGCAAAACCGTTATCAGCAATTAGTGAATGGTTTGAATTTAGTGAGTCCATTGGCGGTTTTGGCTCGTGGATATAGTGTAACTACGATCGATGAAACGATCATTAAAAGTATTGACCAAGTAAAGATAGGAAAGACAGTCAAAGTTCAAGTTAGCGACGGAACGATTGTGGCGAAAGTACAAGGAGTGGAGAAGCAAGATGAGTGA
- the rlmD gene encoding 23S rRNA (uracil(1939)-C(5))-methyltransferase RlmD translates to MAKINAPVYKNQELEGEVIDLTYQGMGVVKVNDYPIFVVDAVPGEIVQLGVTKVQKNFAFGRVIKRIRESDERNHEVNQAALTTGIAPLANLTYAAQLKFKQKQIQELFKKVHVQAEINPTIGMDNPVGYRNKAQVPVRKVRGQLTTGFYRRNSHQLVPIEDYYIQDPAIDKAIIIVRDLMRHYQLDAYDEEAHTGDIRTIMVRRGYYSHEMMVVIVTRRNKLPVAEMLVEGIKKALPEVTSIIQNVNSDKTNVIMGSKNKTLWGADYITDTLWGKTFEIGPMSFYQVNPQTTESLYSLAVEKAGLTGQELVLDAYSGIGTISLSVAAQARQVIGVEIVPGAVEDAKRNAKINGIENVEFELGKAEEKMVEWQAVELQPDVIFVDPPRKGLTPELIDAATGMQPNKIVYISCNPATLARDAEHLLENGYQIDGPVQPIDQFPQTTHIETVTVFIKA, encoded by the coding sequence ATGGCAAAAATTAATGCACCAGTTTATAAGAATCAAGAACTGGAAGGTGAAGTGATTGATCTAACGTATCAAGGGATGGGCGTAGTCAAAGTTAATGATTATCCAATCTTTGTCGTGGATGCTGTGCCAGGTGAGATTGTTCAGTTGGGCGTTACTAAGGTTCAAAAGAACTTTGCTTTTGGTCGTGTAATTAAGCGCATTCGGGAATCTGATGAGCGTAACCATGAAGTTAATCAAGCAGCGTTGACTACTGGAATTGCACCATTGGCAAACTTAACTTATGCTGCTCAATTGAAATTCAAACAAAAACAAATTCAAGAATTATTTAAGAAGGTTCACGTTCAAGCCGAAATTAATCCGACGATCGGAATGGATAATCCAGTTGGATATCGGAATAAAGCACAAGTTCCAGTGCGAAAGGTTCGTGGTCAATTAACGACAGGTTTTTACCGTCGTAACTCACATCAATTAGTTCCCATTGAAGATTACTATATTCAAGATCCAGCAATTGATAAAGCTATCATTATCGTTCGTGATCTAATGCGGCATTATCAACTTGATGCATATGATGAAGAAGCGCATACCGGTGATATTCGTACAATCATGGTTCGGCGCGGTTATTACAGTCATGAAATGATGGTGGTTATTGTAACACGACGGAATAAGTTACCAGTAGCTGAAATGTTGGTGGAAGGAATTAAAAAAGCCTTGCCAGAAGTAACTTCAATTATTCAAAACGTTAATTCTGATAAAACCAATGTTATTATGGGATCAAAGAATAAAACATTGTGGGGTGCTGACTATATCACCGACACATTATGGGGAAAGACTTTTGAAATTGGACCAATGTCATTCTACCAAGTGAATCCTCAAACCACGGAAAGCTTGTACAGTCTGGCGGTTGAAAAAGCAGGTTTGACTGGGCAGGAATTAGTCCTTGATGCGTATTCTGGAATTGGAACTATCTCGTTGTCAGTTGCCGCACAAGCACGTCAAGTAATTGGAGTCGAAATTGTGCCTGGCGCAGTTGAAGATGCCAAGCGGAACGCTAAGATCAACGGAATTGAAAATGTTGAATTTGAGCTTGGTAAGGCCGAAGAAAAGATGGTGGAGTGGCAAGCAGTGGAACTTCAACCGGACGTTATTTTCGTTGATCCGCCACGGAAGGGCTTGACTCCTGAATTAATTGATGCAGCTACTGGTATGCAACCTAATAAGATTGTTTATATATCATGTAATCCGGCAACCTTGGCACGCGACGCTGAACATTTATTGGAAAATGGTTACCAAATTGATGGCCCAGTACAACCAATTGATCAGTTCCCGCAAACAACCCATATTGAAACAGTAACTGTATTTATCAAAGCCTAA
- a CDS encoding bifunctional 5,10-methylenetetrahydrofolate dehydrogenase/5,10-methenyltetrahydrofolate cyclohydrolase, translating into MAKIINGKEIAQKVRADVTKKVEKMIAQGITPGLAVIIVGEDPASQIYVRNKERAAAKAGINGQTIQFPTDVSEVVVFNKIQELNQDDSIDAILLQSPVPSQIDEEKMQSAIDPNKDVDGFNPLNIGKLFANRAGYYPVANTPKGIMTLLAETQVELQGKFVVILGRSILVGRPLFALLEAENATVALLHRYTSDELRHRLLQQADVVIAATGVPGLVRGIDLKAGSVVIDVGITRLPDGHLTGDVDFLAAQDTVAAITPVPGGVGPMTIATLLQTTVELAAKHHQMELQEL; encoded by the coding sequence ATGGCAAAAATTATTAATGGGAAAGAAATTGCGCAAAAAGTACGTGCAGACGTTACTAAAAAAGTAGAAAAAATGATTGCACAAGGAATTACTCCAGGACTAGCAGTAATTATTGTTGGCGAGGATCCTGCAAGTCAAATCTATGTTCGTAATAAAGAACGTGCCGCCGCTAAGGCTGGTATTAATGGACAAACGATTCAATTTCCAACGGATGTATCCGAAGTGGTCGTATTCAATAAAATTCAGGAATTAAATCAGGATGATAGCATTGACGCCATTTTGTTACAGAGTCCCGTTCCTAGTCAGATTGATGAAGAGAAAATGCAATCAGCCATTGATCCTAATAAAGATGTGGATGGATTTAATCCATTAAATATTGGGAAATTATTTGCCAATCGAGCAGGTTATTATCCAGTGGCGAACACCCCAAAGGGAATTATGACGCTATTGGCGGAGACACAAGTCGAGTTACAAGGGAAGTTTGTGGTGATCTTAGGCCGTTCAATTTTAGTGGGGCGTCCCTTATTTGCATTATTAGAAGCAGAAAATGCAACGGTAGCATTATTACATCGCTATACTTCAGATGAACTGCGACATCGTTTATTACAGCAGGCCGATGTTGTGATTGCTGCTACGGGCGTCCCTGGGTTAGTACGAGGAATAGATCTAAAAGCGGGATCAGTAGTGATCGATGTTGGAATTACACGCTTACCGGATGGTCACTTAACCGGAGATGTTGATTTTTTGGCAGCGCAGGATACGGTCGCAGCAATTACCCCAGTACCCGGTGGAGTAGGACCGATGACAATTGCTACCTTATTACAAACAACGGTCGAATTAGCGGCCAAACATCATCAAATGGAGTTACAGGAGCTATAA
- a CDS encoding valine--tRNA ligase has product MREIEMPGKYDPTAVEAGRYDKWLQDKRFAPSENKKARPYSIVIPPPNVTGKLHLGHAWDTTLQDIIIRQKRMQGFDTVWIPGMDHAGIATQAKVEQRLAEQNISRYDLGREKFVDQVWDWKNEYASTIKSQWGKLGLSLDYDRERFTLDDGLSAAVKKVFVKLYEKDLIYRGEYIINWDPKARTALSDIEVIYKDIEGAFYHVKYPFTDGTTLNGKDYIEIATTRPETMFGDVAVAVNPKDERYQDIIGKTIKVPLVEREIPVIADEYVEMEFGTGMVKITPAHDPNDFEVGNRHNLERINTMNEDGSMNARAGKYDGMDRDVARKAIVKDLNVAGWMIEVEPYTHSVGHSERTGVPVEARLSTQWFVKMKPLAEQALAMQKTDDRVDFYPPRFENTFTSWMENIHDWVISRQLWWGHQIPAWYHKETGEIYVGETAPADVENWEQETDVLDTWFSSGLWPFSTMGWPDTEAPDFKRYFPTNTLVTGYDIIFFWVARMMFQSKEFTGRRPFQNVLIHGLIRDEQGRKMSKSLGNGIDPMDVIEKYGADALRWFLANGSTPGLDVRFSYTKMDAAWNFINKIWNASRYVIMNLDDDTDVKLPNVEERTLADKWILSRLNQTIATVSQNFDKFEFGEAGRSLYNFIWNDFADWYIEMTKETLNGSDVQAKQNVQQVLAYVLDQTLRLLHPIMPFVTEEIWLTMPHEGESLTNAAFPVFNAELTDAKAESDFKRLVDLITAVRNIRTEANAPMSTMIDVMVQTDDSELMQIIDENSDYINRFVKPKQLIVNVDVNAPKLAMTKVITGAEVIVPLAELINLDDEIVRLETEVKKFQGEVKRAQGKLKNEKFVNSAPEKVVLAEREKLADWEHKFATTNERLIELKAAK; this is encoded by the coding sequence ATGCGTGAAATTGAAATGCCAGGAAAATATGACCCAACGGCTGTAGAAGCGGGTCGTTATGATAAGTGGTTGCAGGATAAGCGTTTTGCACCATCTGAAAATAAGAAGGCGCGACCTTACTCAATTGTTATCCCTCCGCCAAATGTTACTGGGAAGCTGCATTTAGGACATGCATGGGACACGACTTTGCAAGACATTATCATTCGTCAAAAGCGGATGCAGGGATTTGATACAGTATGGATTCCAGGAATGGACCACGCTGGGATTGCGACCCAAGCTAAGGTTGAACAACGTTTAGCTGAGCAAAATATTTCACGCTATGATTTAGGGCGTGAGAAATTTGTGGATCAAGTTTGGGATTGGAAAAATGAATATGCAAGCACTATTAAATCACAATGGGGTAAGCTAGGTCTTTCGTTAGATTACGATCGAGAACGATTTACATTAGATGATGGGCTTTCAGCAGCAGTTAAAAAAGTCTTTGTAAAACTATATGAAAAAGATCTGATTTATCGTGGGGAATACATTATTAACTGGGATCCAAAGGCCCGCACCGCACTCTCGGATATTGAAGTGATTTATAAAGATATCGAAGGTGCTTTCTATCATGTTAAGTATCCATTTACAGATGGAACGACTTTAAATGGTAAGGATTATATTGAAATTGCTACAACGCGTCCAGAAACTATGTTTGGGGATGTGGCTGTGGCGGTTAATCCCAAGGATGAACGTTATCAAGATATTATTGGTAAAACTATTAAAGTACCCCTAGTGGAACGCGAAATTCCAGTGATTGCTGATGAATATGTTGAAATGGAATTTGGAACAGGTATGGTGAAAATTACTCCTGCGCATGATCCAAATGACTTTGAAGTTGGAAATCGGCATAATTTGGAACGGATTAACACTATGAACGAAGATGGTTCCATGAATGCCAGGGCTGGAAAGTACGATGGTATGGACCGCGATGTAGCCCGTAAGGCCATTGTAAAGGATTTGAATGTTGCGGGTTGGATGATAGAAGTGGAGCCATATACGCATTCAGTTGGGCATTCAGAACGAACGGGCGTACCTGTTGAAGCGCGACTTTCAACTCAGTGGTTTGTCAAGATGAAACCTTTAGCTGAGCAAGCTTTAGCAATGCAAAAAACTGACGATCGAGTAGATTTTTATCCACCACGTTTTGAAAATACGTTTACTAGTTGGATGGAAAATATTCATGATTGGGTCATTTCAAGACAATTATGGTGGGGACATCAAATTCCAGCTTGGTATCACAAAGAAACGGGTGAGATCTACGTTGGCGAGACTGCCCCTGCGGATGTAGAAAATTGGGAGCAAGAAACGGATGTTTTAGATACCTGGTTCTCATCTGGTTTGTGGCCATTTTCAACTATGGGGTGGCCTGATACCGAGGCCCCCGACTTCAAACGTTATTTCCCAACCAATACATTGGTAACAGGTTACGATATCATTTTCTTCTGGGTGGCGCGGATGATGTTCCAATCCAAAGAATTTACTGGTCGACGTCCCTTCCAAAATGTCTTAATTCATGGGTTGATTCGTGATGAACAGGGGCGTAAAATGTCGAAATCATTGGGTAATGGGATTGATCCAATGGATGTTATTGAGAAATATGGGGCCGATGCGTTGCGCTGGTTCTTAGCCAACGGTTCAACTCCAGGATTAGATGTTCGATTCTCATATACTAAAATGGATGCAGCTTGGAATTTTATCAATAAGATTTGGAATGCTTCTAGATATGTCATCATGAATCTAGACGATGACACAGATGTTAAATTGCCAAACGTCGAAGAGCGGACCCTCGCAGATAAATGGATTTTGTCACGTTTAAATCAAACTATTGCAACTGTAAGTCAAAACTTTGATAAATTTGAATTTGGTGAAGCTGGCCGGTCACTTTATAACTTTATCTGGAACGATTTTGCAGATTGGTATATTGAAATGACTAAAGAGACGTTAAACGGGTCTGATGTTCAAGCGAAGCAGAATGTGCAACAAGTATTAGCTTATGTTTTGGACCAAACACTGCGTTTGCTCCATCCGATCATGCCATTCGTTACGGAAGAAATTTGGTTAACGATGCCCCACGAAGGTGAGTCATTAACTAATGCGGCTTTCCCAGTTTTCAATGCCGAATTAACTGATGCGAAAGCTGAGTCTGACTTTAAGCGGCTTGTGGATTTGATCACTGCAGTCCGTAATATTCGTACGGAGGCCAATGCGCCAATGTCAACTATGATTGATGTCATGGTACAAACCGATGACAGTGAATTAATGCAGATTATTGATGAAAATTCAGATTATATCAATCGATTTGTGAAACCTAAGCAATTAATCGTGAATGTAGACGTCAATGCGCCAAAATTGGCAATGACGAAAGTCATTACTGGAGCTGAGGTAATTGTGCCGCTAGCAGAACTGATTAATTTAGACGATGAGATTGTTCGTTTGGAAACTGAGGTCAAGAAATTTCAAGGTGAGGTAAAGCGAGCTCAAGGTAAGTTGAAGAATGAAAAATTCGTCAATTCGGCACCTGAAAAAGTTGTTTTGGCTGAACGTGAAAAACTGGCTGATTGGGAACATAAGTTTGCAACGACCAATGAACGTTTAATAGAGTTAAAAGCGGCAAAGTAA
- a CDS encoding Gfo/Idh/MocA family protein, producing the protein MTLKLGIIGTNWITKMFVEAALATKQYELVAVYSRTEAKGQDFTTNFAGDQAVWTDLNDFLQSGIDVVYIASPNSLHFEQAYAAIEAGVNVIVEKSAFDNPEQYEKIYSLLQKNPTVKLFEAARHIYQDNFKIIEQKVNQMAHISGATFVYEKYSSRFDDYLAGKKPNVLSREFSAGALADLGVYPLYAAIKLFGLPDDQFYFATLLDNGADGRGTVILRYPKFDVTLIFGKSANSYELSEIHGRRDTIVIDNIAELGEVKYDDGQGNVTVISQPAPDNPMVQEAEFFANILQNKLQTPNDYEEATILSQKVNLVLTKLRHSAGIKFPSDQ; encoded by the coding sequence ATGACATTAAAATTGGGAATTATTGGTACAAATTGGATTACGAAGATGTTCGTTGAGGCTGCACTGGCAACCAAACAATATGAATTAGTTGCGGTTTATTCACGAACCGAGGCAAAAGGTCAGGATTTTACTACGAACTTCGCTGGTGACCAGGCGGTATGGACCGATTTAAACGATTTTTTGCAAAGTGGGATTGATGTCGTTTACATCGCTTCGCCAAATAGTTTACATTTTGAGCAGGCATACGCGGCTATTGAAGCTGGGGTCAATGTGATTGTTGAAAAATCAGCGTTTGATAATCCGGAGCAATATGAAAAAATTTACTCATTATTGCAAAAAAATCCAACAGTTAAATTATTTGAGGCAGCTCGGCATATTTACCAAGATAATTTTAAAATCATTGAACAAAAAGTTAATCAAATGGCACATATTTCAGGAGCAACATTTGTTTATGAAAAATATTCATCACGTTTTGATGATTACTTAGCTGGTAAAAAACCGAATGTCTTATCACGTGAATTTTCAGCGGGTGCTTTGGCAGATTTAGGGGTTTACCCCCTTTATGCAGCAATCAAGTTGTTTGGACTGCCAGATGATCAATTTTATTTTGCCACGTTACTAGATAATGGCGCTGATGGACGAGGAACCGTGATCTTACGCTATCCAAAATTTGATGTTACCCTTATTTTTGGTAAAAGTGCCAATTCATATGAATTATCAGAAATTCATGGACGACGGGACACTATCGTGATTGATAATATTGCTGAATTAGGTGAAGTTAAATACGATGATGGACAAGGAAATGTCACGGTAATTAGTCAGCCGGCACCTGATAATCCAATGGTGCAAGAGGCAGAATTTTTTGCCAATATTCTACAAAATAAGTTACAAACACCAAATGATTATGAAGAAGCAACTATTTTAAGTCAAAAAGTAAATCTAGTATTGACGAAATTGCGGCATTCAGCGGGAATTAAATTCCCAAGTGACCAATAA
- a CDS encoding exodeoxyribonuclease VII small subunit: protein MSEQTFEAKLNTLEKIVGQLEEGEVPLGTAMEAFAEGTKLVKSLQNELQTAEQNLTKMVQEDGTEVPFDVEGK, encoded by the coding sequence ATGAGTGAACAAACATTTGAAGCTAAATTAAATACATTAGAAAAAATTGTGGGCCAACTTGAGGAAGGCGAAGTGCCTTTAGGAACAGCAATGGAGGCTTTTGCGGAAGGGACGAAACTTGTTAAATCGTTACAAAACGAATTGCAGACTGCGGAGCAAAATCTGACTAAGATGGTTCAAGAAGATGGTACTGAGGTCCCATTTGATGTTGAGGGAAAATAA